Genomic window (Magnolia sinica isolate HGM2019 chromosome 6, MsV1, whole genome shotgun sequence):
tctagccaatcagatcattggatttccttgaagctctaacaaatctgagaagaacccatctcgaatttcttgggtttctcgcctaagaagtagatctcaagagattgaaatcatactattgtggagctaaAATGAAAACTAGTGGTGGTGGTcggtatcacgccccaaactcggaaaccgggaaagggaagggggtgcgtgcgtTTGTGTATATACTCTagtgtttgttttttattttttattttattttttagtttaaacttaaaacttatatatatatatatatatatatatatatatatataatataatatttaatatatttattaatcgagccgagtcgagctcgagttcaagcttccactacaaaaaaaaaggggcaaaggatacagaccacgtTAGATTTTGCTAcgaatataaaccgtagctacagTTACTATGGTTTAATCTGTAACTAAAAAGTTGACACACCataaataattaatggtgttataaggggctctatggggccttaaatatatatatatatatatatatatatatatatatatatatatatatatatatatatatatatatatatatatatattctatctaagccatctatatatttgtaaatattactttagaggatgaaaaaaaaatcaactagatcgaaggctcaagtggaccacacggtaggaaacattaatattaaattacagttgcttcatatggtgtggtccacttaggcctgTAATCTACCTTAAGTTtgggatcatgaactaaaataatttaataaaattaatggtcagaatggataaatcaaatatatcatggtgggccccatgaagcccCTGTCAGGACCGTCCACGGTCCGTCTCACGAAACGTTGCCCAATTTTGGGCGCGCGCTCGAAACAGAGTCGTGCCCAAAACgggttatttctctctctctctctctctctctctctctctctctctctctctctctctctctctgttttccaatcctctctctccctccttatctctgctctatctctctcattctcctccctctctctccaattcATCTCTCTCCCATCTCTTCTATCTCTCTTCTATCTCTGATCCTTCTCCtcaatctctctcattctcctccatctctccctccctctccctttaACAGCACatgcatctccctctccctcaaacAGCCCACGCATCTCCCTCTCCCTAGGGTTTTAGTGAACCACTTACCTAGGGTTTTCTCATTCTAGCTCGTGGCTCAAAGGAGGGGCAACCACTCAAGTTTATTCCTCAGCTAGGAGGTAGCAACAATGGTAATGTTAAGGCCATTGATTCGAAAGCGAAAGGTTGATATATTTGGGGGTTttcgaatttggaggttttttagATTTAGGGGTTTTCAAATTTGGGAGTTttcaaatttggaggtttttggatttAGAGGTTTCCAAATTTGGGGGTTTTCAGATTGATATTCGAAGCGGAGATGGGCTACAATGACTGGGTTACCGTTTTGAGTTTGTTCTTTTCAATGGTGAATATTTGATTTGTTATTATTTTTGCCTTTACTTTGAATTTCCTCATTTTATGCTGTTTTCTTTGCCGATTTGTGTTTTTAAGCCGTAGATCCGGATCTAGATATGTCAAGACTTACATATCTGGCTCAAAAGCTTCTTAGAAGCGTTGGATCTAGCTATATCAATTTCATTCCGTtgggattttttttaatgtttttcggCTCTATGATTGCCTTTGTTTCTCTGATTTTTAGGTTTTTGTGCTTCACAGATCAGATCTGATTTATGTTGCATGTATTAGCTCTAGTTCATTCATTTAACTTAACAGATCTTTTGAATTGATGGTTTTGTGTTTGTTATTAGGCACTATCGAGATTTAGCTTGCAGATCTACACTTACAACAGAGTGTTGGCAACACACCTGCAATACACATTTCATACATGTACGACAATCTAGATTATCCACAAATCATGGACCCCATTGTGGTTGGACATTATACATTTGATGAACAGATTAAGGCTATACtccattcatggtggggtccttctACTATGGATTGATGTACATGATTCTGTGTATACTTTTTGTGGCAAACTCATTTCGTAGTCCACTCCTGTCTGAATATGATTTGTAGAGGTGGTGTTTTGTTCTTTATTCTCTATTGTATACTTCTGAATCTTTCtcatcctttctttccttctggaTTATGTGGATTTTTTCCTCAACAAATAGATTCATTGCTTCGTTGCATTCTTGTTACTGCATTGTAGCCTGTCGGTGTGTTTTATATGCTTTCTTCTTTATTCTATTGGAATATGAAGCCCTTTTTGTGCAAGTATCATGGACAATTTGAATGATTTGAATGAAATCACACATTCATTCATGTAATAATAGTTGGAAAAATTCAGCATTATTTCTAAAAACCGaatttatttctagatttttcagaAAAAGTATTGATTAGTGTCCAACACAAGCATCTAATAACCTGTTAGAGAATGCAGAGTTGACAGGCTTCGGTCACAAATTGCTTGTTATCTCGCTGGATCATGCAATACACTTGTCGCATTCATCGATTACATAATGCTTCCCTCTTATTTCTCATATTAAGGTTAGGATGAGGCAGATTCCACATCCTCCTATttattcttctctttccttcttatcTTGAGTTTTCTTAGTCTTATGAAAAATGTTAGAATTGTTggttatttattatttaatagTTAGCCAAATATTAATAATTCAGTACCATATTCATGTACCCATCCCTGATTAGTTGGGATAGTCAGTACCATATTTGTGCACCAAATATGTTTGATTTGCTGAGATATTTCTCATGAACCCAAATATTCTTGGTTGTTGTGTAACACTGTAACTCGTTTTTATACTTTGATTTGCTGAGATTCCATCTCTGTTGAGCTCCGTCAATGTGCATGAGAAGGGTAATTTGATTCTGCATACGACATACGAGGAGGAAGCCCAAAATGCGGTGGTGGAGCGCGGCCTCGCGCCTTCGTTTGCAGTGAAACAGAGATTGGAAGTTGTAGTAAGATTCTGATTTTGGATGTATGTATTTATCTAGTTTGATTTTGGAAAGGAGAATTATATAATACTCAGGCTCGtacgatgcttgatacacaggcaatcAGAATCTAATAGATTGTGCATCCCATTGTCTCCAAGTCACAATCTCAATATCaaattggttgaataatcctaacctttgattcatggacaccTTTTTGTGGAAATAGGATAGTtggtttagtttttttatttatttttaaaccttGTAATCAATGTCCTCCAATTCAAAAGTTAGATGATCTGACGAGCTTAATTTTTTATTCACGATACATCTATACTGGGTtctataatttggacagtttaatttgagcaGTTGTATGCCTTGTGTGCAATTTCTTAAGTAATTTGTAAGCGCATGAGTATCATCCATtacactctgctagagtatgaAAGATTTGCTCTTTGGGAAGATGATATCATAACTCTGTTATGTTctgttcttttctggttttttAATCTTATAGGATTCTGTTTTTTTCCCTATCCTTTTTTCTGTTTTGGATTTGGATATTAATTAAACTTTAAAAATGGTTCTTATTTAAGAGATACTATTTTGGGCTTCTGTTTCAATTTTCACAAGAGGTTCGTGGTGTCATTATACTTTTTCTTTCATTAGATGTTGgattttgattattttttcttcttttgtaaaTGGCATGTTTTGATGAATGCATTGAATAGGGTTAATTTTATTTTGTGTTTGAAGTTTGTGAATTCCTGTGTGGGGCTTAAGTGGTCCCACCTATGATTGAGTTGGACCATTTGGAATTTTATAGAAGCGGAGTTAATTGGTACTCTTACAGTGTGTCATGGTTGATTTGCAGGTACTCAAAATTTTTATCATGTGGCaaaggcatacattaactcaaatttttAATACTCTTGATCTCTGAGCATGGAAATTCATTGAACTCATACTACTGGCTAGTTCCATTTCACTGTCCTTTTGGATCACTCAATATTCTTGTTAGGTTATCTAATAAGGTGGGTGTAGAGGTGCATGTTAGTTTACCAAgctcatcacctttcaccctattATGTAGTGGCTTTCCTTTGATTTGGGATTTAATTGTGCAGATATGAGATATGGTTGCAATAGCAAAGATAATGAATGCAACATTGACAAGTCCTTTTGGACAGATCCGAGGTATAAACTCTTGCCTACAACAACCATGAGAATCTTTCACTAGTTTTGGTAGACTAGAAAACTGAAAAAACGGGGCTTAATGTAGTTTCAATAAAATCTTGTAGTGATTTTAAGGACCCTTTTGATTGGAAGCGCTTCATAGAAGTCTTGAAAGATGATGTTGAGATAGTGGAGTTCCTCTCACATTTAAGTGTAAAAATGTTACATATTGCAGATggctatgatattctagtttgggGATATTTGGATTATAGTCCATCTACAgtaggagacccatcaaatggataATTTGGATGGGAACTGAGACCTGATTAAACTAGGTGATTTGTGAGACTTTTTTCTATTTGGTGTATATGGATTGTTTGATCTGATAACAAAGAGTGGCCCATATCTTGAAGGCAAAATTTTCCACTAAAAACATCTCATTACTgtattttgaggttattttttcATTGTATCCATATTCTCCTGACATTCTTCACTATTGTATTTAGAGAAGATAAATTTCTTATACGTTTCTCTCTAACTCTGAGATTGATGGTTATAGAGTAGTGTAGAATGTGGTTGTCCCATTTGACAGCTGTAGATGCGGCCGTTACGAACTTTATGTAGGCCTTTGTACTGCTACATATATCTTCATTATTTAAGTAAGCTCTAATCCAGTCATGTGTATAACTGCATGATGATGGAGCCACAAATCACTTCTAATATCCAGCCATCACTTCTGTTGATTTTTTCATTACAACTTTCATTGATATCTACGAGCATGGTTTGGACTGCAGTTTGTCTGTCAAAGCTTGAGTTCTGAGGTTGCGGTGGAATGAAATGTCAGGTAATTCTATTTATCTTCTAGAATGTATGTGTACTTTGAATTGAGGATTGATAGGGATGTAGAGGATAGGCTCTTATACCcttgtaaccatggaaatctaaTTTAACAGGTTTCTTTTGGGAAAaatttccattcattttttgggaaATGGTGGAAAAGGAAATCGATTTCCACACATAAGATCCgtcgtaaaaaattaaaaatccgtcGCTGAAATTCCAAAAAAAACCCAAATTATTCGTCATTTAAAATATTAGCGATGGATAAAGTCCGTCATTGATTTTCAACTTTTtgagaaattagcgacggatttggtccgtcgctaaaatactgtaaatagaaaaaaatgtcgacagttttttttttttgaatcttacacctgatagtcattcaaaaaataattcacacgattgtttaataagaagcaCATTCACAAGATTCAAAAGATTGGGCTGAATATGAAGCTGGACTAAATAttaatgtgtttggatgctcagtagACCTTAATAAGAAACTGAACTAAATCTATAGTAAATAGTCAAAATTAGATTGGCAAATGATGAAATAGGCAATGAAAATTGACTATTACAGCCCATAAAATAGTTCAACAACCACCTATTATGCTGgccattaccgttattgaataccttgggagCGACAAACCACCTTATCTTTCCTAACATGAATCACTTTCAGATTGCCATGGCCTCGGTGGAACCTTGGAGCATTCCCAAAAGGAAAATGTAGAGATTAATGCCTAACCAAGAGATTTACCTTATCCATGGTGAATAGAGTTATCTTCGAAAGGTGGTCGAAGCAATGATGCCTTCTTCAGTTTCTTTCTTCTAGACGCACCAATGTATAGACAAAACTAGAAATAGTATAATGGCAACCGCTGCAACAGAGATTCCAGCAACAGCTCCCATTGAAATTCCTGCTTAAAAGGACATTGTATATGCAATGAGTTTCAAAAGGCATCATATAACTCGAGGGGCTGGATTTCACATGCTCTTAACTGGTTAGAAGTTATCAGCTGGGTGGAGTATAACTTgttgtccaaccggttggacttgagggttgtgtgtgtgtgttcacacACAGttctatggtgtgccccacctgatagttggatgGGCAAAatgccatacaaacaccatggtgggtcccacatgccaactagttgTGTGGATTTTGCTAAATGTCCCCAATGTGACACGTGGGGTGCCCAATCATCAATCCGGACCGTTCATTCAATAGTAACATAGGGAGATTTTAGGCCAGGTCAtctaaaaggtggggcccacttgagacaCTGCTTGATTTTTGCATGCGCTTGCAAGGTTGGCATGTGTGGTCACATGTAGAGGTGTGGGTGGAGGACTGCATGTGAGCTTAAGAAGCTTcatataaaaaattcaattctGAATTTGAACACTAAGTTTGAACAACAAgacaaaaatatcaaatgataATTCAATCAGTGGATTAAATGAAGATGAGTTCTATGGTCCTATCCAATACAGGGATGTCGATTCTAATCCAATAGAGATTTTTCCGTACCTGATGACAGAAATAGAGAAAAATGTGTGGAAAGCAAAGGAGAAACTAAATGGCTTGCTGTCGAGGTTCCTAATCCGCGATATCATGGTGAGATCTCCATTCAACGCAAGAGCCACTCTAAGACGGAACTCAAAACTGAAATGCCATGGCAAAATTTTTCATTAGCAAGACATcgcatacaaaataaataaataacagagaAAATTTAACACGAAAAAgagaatagaaaagaagatacaaAGTTTCATCATTTTTCATCTGAACTATTTAAGGGCCAGTTGGAAGGGCGGCAATTcccaagattttttatttttttaatagaaaaaagaTTTTAATCGAACAAGGTTAATGCAAAATAGCCCCATTAAAGGGGAAACACCTTAAAAGGGTCAACTGTAtcaattcatttcatttcgtcTCCCCATAGAAAACAAAATACATCAGGCTAAACTTATCTGATTTGATTAGTGCCACCCGCATGCAAACATGCCCTACAAAAGAGTTCCAAATTCCAATGACCCGATCAAGTTTCAATTATTGCAAGTCCAATACTACCCAAATGTTCTAAAGACAATAACAACAACAGCCCAACTGTCTATAGGTACTGGGTCCATACCAGTGGGGCCAACACTTCAGATCCTCTTCAGATGGTTTCAGTAGCAAGTCTAGAGAAGATTTGCCAATGTACTCAGCAGGATGAAGAGGTGGAGGATCATCATCAATGGTCCAAATCTTGTTCCTTGCAAACCCATGTTGCTCCAGTGATCCACTGTTTCCAAACTTCAAGAGCATTAAAACATGATGTTAGTCGGGAACTTGGAATTAGATACCACaggaaaagatatgagcatgcatgaACCTGCGGGAAACAAATGGGGATTCCTCCTCGCATTGCTTTTGGTGGCTTAAATATAGCCTGCAGTAGATAAAAGACAATATTTCAGCAAAAGCTAGGATGATTTCTCTAGTACATGAAGTTTGTCACATAGCTCTGCAACTCATGAATTTCATGTTCTGAAACATTATCACCATTAACTTAAatgagttcaaagttattttcaaGCAGCACCCAAACAGGCCTAAATTTCAATAACATGAACAGAAGATTGCTTCCTAAAAATAGCAACGCCCCTGTTAATATATCAAGTGCTAGCCTAATCACCTGACCATAATGCCGAAATcctgaaatgctgccaaaatccaGTTGGAGAATTATGCAATCCATGAGCCTACCTTCCATTGACTCAGCTTTTGTGTGAAAAAACTTCCAACTTCTGAGACAGAAAATTTGGAACCCGTGACAATCAGCGAGTTGCATAGAATGCATTGGAACATCACTCGTTCTTCACTGACAATCTCTCTAACAAAACAGAAAGAAAACAGACAAAAATCTGttaggcaaaaaatgaagcagcccCTTCTGGCTCTTGTTCTCATCCTGCAGATATTAAGAAAGATTAAGAATGGGAGTTTTTAGTCCAACATTCCACATAAACGCAAACTTGCAACAACCCATTTCATGAGGACTTTTTAAGAGCACTTCTGTGAGTTGCTATCTCTAAAAAATAACACATACCAGCTCTTTTGAGTTCTTTTGGTGCTTTAGACGGCAAACTAGGTGCCCTTTGAACATCACCAAAATGCCCCTGAAACACCCATTCCATAATTTGTAATTGCTAGCTAACCTCCAGGCCCAGGAAAGAAAAAACAACTTTTAGATATATTTAATGAAAGACGTCAGAAGTTCGTCGATCCTTAATCTGAAAATAGTATTGGGCAGTAGAATGAGCAGAAAAATCAGCATGAAAAGAAAGGATGGAATGATTGATTTAAAATAAACTTTAGTAGATATTTCTGGACTGATTTAAAATAATCTTCCCAACTGACCGACAAGAAAAGACTAAATTCCACAATTCTGTCCCCAATAATCAATACATACAACTCCATAGCCAATACATACCAATACATTACCAAGTTTGTCTCAACTTGCAAGAAAAAAGAATAGACAGATATGAAAACTAAGAATGTCAAGCTATGCTAACTTCTATATATACCAACTGTATGGACTATTTATGCAGTCATGCAATAATATAGAAACCATAAGATTTTGTATAGAAGAACACAAATGGCAATATCCAATTGATATGTGTCGACAAAAGTGAACCCAATTGGATCTTGCACCAACCTCCTTGCTATGTTAGTACACGTGCACTCGAGCATGACGCGATTCCCTAATATTAGTTACTGATTCACACAGCATCATATTCATGCACATTGCTTGTTAAATGCTTTGATGTCACCATCAACTTGTATAAAATTACATATATGGAACAAAGTTATAGGCCCAGTTTGGAAAGAGTGAAGATGTGCATATGCCATTATTATTTAAAGGCTCTGACTTGCCTTTTCAGATGTGCTTTTGCTTGCTAAGTACAGACACCAACATTAAGCAGAGTGGGGAAATTCCATCAAACTAGCTCAAAATGACAAGTGAACTCAATTCGGGAAGCGGATGAATTAAACAAAATGCCTATTTTTGTTGATGGCCATTGGTTCAATGCAAATATAGCAGCTTTTGAATGCATCATTGATCAAGAAAGGAAGAATATCTATTGGGAGTGAAGTATTTCATATAATAGCAAGTAAGAGATGAAGATACCTCAATAATCCTTTTTGTAATTAATTCTTCAAGGGATGCTGTAACCTCTTCTGTGATCACAGGAGGTGGTCTTACATTGTGCTCAAAATCCAGATCAACCTCGAGTGCACTGTTCTTCGGCCTTTTACTGGCGGTTACCTATCACCAGGAACCCAGCAGAATAATGATTTAACAAATCAATGACCAATCATgtgaatttgattcaaaggattgTGAACCAAATGCAAATACAAATACAACAGGGTAGAATCAGTAGATAGGCTAGCTGATGGATACAAGAATATTGACAATCAATCATTACCTCTCCCTGCATAGTCCAGGCCTTAGTTTCCAAGTTCTCTTTCTCCATCTGCTCAATTTTAGACCGGATCTTTTGAAGCTCTTTCTCATGGGTTGAAAGAGTTCCTTTATCATCTTCTTGTTTCTCGGCTATGCTCAGTTCTTCAGATCCATCGAAGGACTTCAGCTTTGTTGAACTTTTTTGCTTTTTAACCCCCAAAGAAGTCTTCATATCTGGAAAAAGGAGATGCCACAGCCAAAGCTAATCACAacagaaagagaaaaataaaattgagaagataTGACGTTTAACAGGTTTCATATCTTAGAAGATAACCTTTCACATTTAAAGACGTCACAAGCTTCAAACTAGTTGCTTCATTATATTACTTACAACTAATTGAGAAGAGATCCCAATTTTTACAACATCCTCCTTGCTTGCTCCTAATATTCACAGTTCACCTAATCACACTAAACGTTATCATATCAAAAAACttacatgattttaaattatATTCACTCATTCACAATGATCTTCAATCATTTAACCATCAGCAAATCTAGTACTTTTTGAAAGGAATTCCAAAGGCCCACCATAAAGAGATGTGATCTACATTCATGAATTCATAAACTGAAATTGAAAGGAACTGAGATATGCAAAAACATTTGCAAAAAACTATGATGCAACATCTTatgagatatgattaaaagtacTTTTTCTCATAATTAATAGAatcttattaaaaagaaaatgtaagTTACAAACTAACAAATAGCCACCAATTAAAAAAGCATCCTGGTTTCAGTACACAATGATAACCATAAGATATATGGAGTTTGTTGGTGATATTTCTGAATATGTATGTATGAACTAacatgttctttttttcttttcttcttcttcttcttcttctttttttttttttttttgagaaacaaAATTTTATTCACAAAGTGCCAAACCAGCAGCAAAGAATACAATGTTGCCAAAAAACTGTTGAATCCCACTCCATCCACAACAATCAACAAATCATGGAATTCCATGAGATGAAATCCTTGTGGGGCATACTTTCAAACACATGAAAGGCTTCCTCCATGTGTTTGGTGACATATACTCTTGGGCAACATATTGCTAGGGAATTTTGGCAAATGCAAATTTGTTTGGATACTTTCCATGCAAAGCAGGCCATTAGTTACCGATGCATGTGTTCATGTTTGAAGTATTGAATGTGGGCTTTTGCCATTTTACAGATAATGGACATTCTCAAATTAATTAGTGAAGAACTAAATGGAGAAGCTGGTCTTATTTCACGGAAATGAAGGTACTAGTGGCCTTTTGTTGCTAGCGTTTGGCAGACATCAACATCACCAGCCTCACTTGGTAGCTTTTCTACTATCAAATCGTTTAGATATAAAGCCCTAAGCAATTTAAAGCCTCTGTAAAGAAACTTCTATTACTCATTCCAGCCTTCCTTTATCTTGGGGGATGAACATAACTGAACAAAAGTGCCAAATGGAGCAATTTAAGTGCGTTTTGAACAACATGGCCTACTTAATGGAAATCTTTGTTCTTGCAAGTTATGCTATATTGACACATGTGGCTGCAAGTTGTTGTGCAAGGCTCCACCCACATGTGAGCATAGCAAACCTAACCCAGAACTTATGCCTaggtccaagaatcaggttggtcgcAAACTAGGTGAACCAAACATATATCAAAGATATGGGACAGCTAGCATTTAATCTATATCTATACCCTATCAAAGGTAGACTTTTGGTGCTTTAGACGGCAAACTAGGTTTCCAAtcatgggggttccgaatccggggggtttccaatcatggcactggaagagagagattgagagagaaccaccactatcaatcgattgaaagagagattgagagagagaacgagagcaTTACCTGATGTTCGTgaagagatcgacaggaagagagaggTGGGAGAGATCTCTAGGGCCGGCGCTGGGAGAGGGACAGACGGAGAgtggatgagagggagagagaaaaggggtcTCGTTTTAGGGGAGACCGATTGGCTACatggggctggtggtcggtgctctgtgggccccaccatgatgtacgtgtttcatccattccgttcatccattttttcagatcattttatggctttatacaaaaaaattttagggatataaatcttaggtggaccacacgacaaaaaaaaaaaaaagaatggatattcaccattaaaatcctcctaaggcccactgtactgtttatttgaaatccaatatgttgatttggtcataaagacccagatgaatggaaaaaataaatatcggcttgatccaaaacttttatcgccccaaaacgtttttaatggtcaaaattcattcaaaactgtttcctgtaatgtggtccacctgagattgagatataattcattttttttctcacatcataaaatgatatataaaaatatatggacggcatggatgacacacatacatcatggtgggccccacagagcaccgagtcagggggagtagccaatccgttccccgttttagggggacgcggattagatactgacaggttgagtagcgagagtcgctactgaagtgacgtcaccagttctgtggaccccactatgatgtatatgttgtatccacaacgtccattcatttggagatattattttaaggcatgacccagataacgaggcagatccaaagctttagtggaccccaccaaagaaaacagagggaagattgatgcccaccgttgaaaccttcctaaggcccac
Coding sequences:
- the LOC131248451 gene encoding uncharacterized protein LOC131248451; translation: MVGPTEHRPPAPCSQSVSPKTRPLFSLPLIHSPSVPLPAPALEISPTSLFLSISSRTSDMKTSLGVKKQKSSTKLKSFDGSEELSIAEKQEDDKGTLSTHEKELQKIRSKIEQMEKENLETKAWTMQGEVTASKRPKNSALEVDLDFEHNVRPPPVITEEVTASLEELITKRIIEGHFGDVQRAPSLPSKAPKELKRAEIVSEERVMFQCILCNSLIVTGSKFSVSEVGSFFTQKLSQWKAIFKPPKAMRGGIPICFPQFGNSGSLEQHGFARNKIWTIDDDPPPLHPAEYIGKSSLDLLLKPSEEDLKCWPHCFEFRLRVALALNGDLTMISRIRNLDSKPFSFSFAFHTFFSISVIRNFNGSCCWNLCCSGCHYTISSFVYTLVRLEERN